One window of the Lytechinus variegatus isolate NC3 chromosome 3, Lvar_3.0, whole genome shotgun sequence genome contains the following:
- the LOC121410707 gene encoding NADH dehydrogenase [ubiquinone] 1 beta subcomplex subunit 11, mitochondrial-like, producing MASLGRVWRIGSKILTRSSSIVRPNLRSIPCRVYSSTTKKVEQSEFIIGKQTEVDPARVEEIIREGTRPESDSDASDPTYVTHGFHDDPYWDTYAYRVIFFTTISIVMVFGPAFVHYIPDPTGREWAMKEAQIVLEERRAAGEPVINPNFIDPSKLVLPEEDPEPLRTA from the exons ATGGCGTCTCTCGGCCGAGTGTGGAGAATCGGAAGCAAAATTCTAACGAGAAGTTCATCCATTGTTCGTCCCAATTTAAGGTCAATTCCATGCCGAGTGTACAGCTCTACAACTAAGAAAGTTGAACAGTCAGAATTTATCATAGGAAAACAGACAGAGGTCGACCCTGCACGGGTAGAAGAAATCATCAGAGAAGGCACCCGTCCTGAATCGGATTCAGACGCATCAGATCCC acaTATGTAACACATGGATTTCATGATGACCCCTACTGGGACACGTATGCATATAGAGTGATCTTTTTTACAACAATCTCCATTGTCATGGTATTTGGTCCTGCTTTTGTACACTACATACCTGATCC AACTGGAAGGGAATGGGCAATGAAGGAAGCACAGATTGTATTGGAAGAGAGGAGAGCAGCAGGAGAACCAGTTATTAATCCAAACTTCATCGATCCTAGTAAATTGGTCCTACCTGAAGAGGATCCAGAGCCTCTCCGTACAGCATAG